A genome region from Mycolicibacterium litorale includes the following:
- a CDS encoding Rv2253/PknI dimerization domain-containing protein — MSAKIKVGAAIAGVTAVVGMTSAAPAGASNDWGINGTFAISSNGDRAKVNERFEIQPGERSTWTINTVCTSPNDCAGTVNSDAGWSAPIYTTNGLWYVKRVVPEWRFCADGQPVEGLRIYKIYPVGFDGHLDPNSTEYTGENQTVGPSGSCGRNQWPQIRMPFYMKKI; from the coding sequence ATGTCGGCCAAGATCAAGGTCGGTGCCGCGATCGCGGGAGTCACCGCGGTCGTCGGGATGACCTCGGCTGCGCCTGCCGGCGCGAGCAACGACTGGGGCATCAACGGAACCTTCGCCATCTCGTCCAACGGTGATCGCGCAAAGGTCAACGAGCGCTTCGAGATCCAGCCCGGCGAGCGCAGCACGTGGACGATCAACACGGTGTGCACGTCACCCAACGACTGTGCAGGCACGGTCAACAGCGATGCGGGCTGGAGTGCGCCGATCTACACGACGAACGGTCTGTGGTACGTCAAACGGGTGGTCCCGGAGTGGCGGTTCTGCGCCGACGGTCAGCCGGTCGAAGGACTCCGCATCTACAAGATCTACCCGGTCGGCTTCGACGGTCACCTCGACCCGAATTCCACCGAGTACACCGGTGAGAACCAGACCGTCGGCCCGAGCGGATCGTGTGGCCGCAACCAGTGGCCCCAGATCCGGATGCCGTTCTACATGAAGAAGATCTGA
- a CDS encoding cytochrome P450, which yields MTTDFDNIDYFTDPSLVPDPHPYFDHLRAKCPVIREPHHGVVAVTGWEEANAVYRDTESFSSCISVMGPFTPMPFTPEGDDICAQIDAHRTEIPMFEHMVTMDPPQHTDARSILSRLLTPKRLKENEDFMWRLADRHIDEFIADGRCEFLAAYAKPFSLLVVADLLGVPEEDHEEFREAFGAERPGSRIGSLDHETISVNPLAWADEKFGQYIEDRRRNPREDVLTSIATAKYPDGSTPEVVDVVRTATFLFAAGQETTAKLLSAALRVLGDRPELQETLRADRSRIPNFIEECLRMDSPVKTVFRMARKTTTVGEVDTPAGTTVMVSPGAVNRDPRRFENPHEFDINRRNVREHLAFSRGIHSCPGAPLARVEGRVSVERLLDRLGTIAIDEERHGPREDRRYTYEPTFILRGLTDLHITFSGE from the coding sequence ATGACAACCGATTTCGACAACATCGACTACTTCACCGACCCCTCGCTCGTGCCCGACCCGCATCCGTATTTCGACCACCTGCGGGCCAAGTGCCCGGTGATCCGGGAGCCGCACCACGGGGTGGTGGCGGTCACCGGTTGGGAAGAGGCCAACGCGGTCTACCGCGACACCGAGTCCTTTTCTTCATGTATCTCGGTCATGGGTCCGTTCACGCCGATGCCGTTCACCCCCGAGGGTGACGACATCTGCGCCCAGATCGACGCGCATCGCACCGAGATCCCCATGTTCGAGCACATGGTGACCATGGATCCACCGCAGCACACCGATGCCCGGTCGATCCTCTCCCGTCTGCTGACGCCCAAGCGGCTCAAGGAGAACGAGGACTTCATGTGGCGGTTGGCCGACCGGCACATCGACGAATTCATCGCGGACGGCAGGTGTGAGTTCCTGGCCGCGTACGCGAAACCGTTCTCGCTCCTGGTCGTTGCCGACCTGCTCGGTGTGCCCGAAGAAGACCACGAAGAGTTCCGCGAAGCCTTCGGCGCCGAACGGCCGGGCTCGCGCATCGGCTCGCTGGACCACGAGACCATCTCCGTCAACCCACTGGCGTGGGCCGACGAGAAGTTCGGCCAGTACATCGAAGACCGTAGGCGCAACCCGCGTGAAGACGTCCTCACCTCGATCGCGACCGCGAAATACCCGGACGGCTCCACCCCCGAGGTCGTCGACGTCGTGCGCACCGCGACGTTCCTGTTCGCCGCAGGTCAGGAGACGACGGCCAAGCTGCTGAGTGCGGCGCTGCGGGTGCTCGGCGACCGACCGGAACTGCAGGAGACGCTGCGCGCCGACCGCAGCCGCATCCCGAACTTCATCGAGGAGTGCCTGCGGATGGACAGCCCCGTGAAGACCGTATTCCGGATGGCGCGCAAGACCACCACCGTCGGCGAGGTCGACACTCCCGCGGGCACCACGGTGATGGTGAGTCCCGGTGCGGTCAACCGGGATCCGCGCCGGTTCGAGAATCCCCACGAGTTCGACATCAACCGCCGCAACGTGCGCGAACACCTGGCGTTCAGCCGTGGCATCCACTCGTGCCCGGGCGCACCGCTGGCACGGGTCGAAGGCCGTGTCTCGGTGGAGCGGCTCCTGGACCGGTTGGGCACGATCGCGATCGACGAAGAGCGGCACGGCCCCCGGGAGGACCGCCGCTACACCTACGAGCCGACCTTCATCCTGCGCGGGCTCACCGATCTGCACATCACCTTCAGCGGCGAGTGA
- a CDS encoding TetR/AcrR family transcriptional regulator, protein MTTASQRRIGAPDAKNRGVLLDAAERLMVEEGYAAVTSRRVAERAGLKPQLVHYYFRTMDDLFQAVFRRRAEQGLEVQARVLDSPQPLWALWRFSTDAAATRLTMEFMGLANHRHALREDIAYYAERFRAEQNKVLTAALQRYGADVSDVPPVVWTVFATSVSRVMVMERALGMSAGHAETWAFCEQWLRRLEGDYRPQDTEAPA, encoded by the coding sequence GTGACGACGGCTTCGCAGCGGAGAATCGGTGCGCCCGACGCGAAGAACCGCGGCGTTCTTCTCGACGCCGCCGAACGACTGATGGTCGAAGAGGGATACGCCGCGGTGACGTCGCGGCGGGTCGCCGAACGGGCGGGACTCAAACCGCAGTTGGTGCACTACTACTTCCGCACCATGGACGACCTGTTCCAGGCGGTGTTCCGACGCCGAGCCGAACAGGGACTGGAAGTGCAGGCGCGCGTGCTGGACTCCCCGCAGCCGCTGTGGGCGCTGTGGCGGTTCAGTACCGACGCCGCGGCGACCCGGCTGACGATGGAGTTCATGGGTCTGGCGAATCACCGCCACGCGTTGCGCGAGGACATCGCGTACTACGCCGAGCGGTTCCGCGCTGAACAGAACAAGGTGCTCACCGCCGCGCTGCAGCGCTACGGTGCCGACGTCTCGGATGTTCCGCCGGTGGTGTGGACCGTGTTCGCCACGAGCGTCTCGCGCGTGATGGTCATGGAGCGTGCGTTGGGGATGTCCGCCGGTCACGCCGAGACGTGGGCGTTCTGCGAACAATGGCTGCGCCGCCTGGAAGGCGACTACCGGCCGCAGGACACCGAAGCCCCTGCCTGA
- a CDS encoding cytochrome C oxidase subunit IV family protein, producing MDTAAANRTAAPRAVTVAWLALAAITVLSWWLAPAHSHGPVTSSVPITLAVAALAVIKSRLIIRYFMEVRHAPRWLQLSTDAWLLVLWAAILAVYLW from the coding sequence ATGGACACCGCAGCCGCCAACCGCACCGCAGCGCCGCGCGCCGTCACCGTGGCGTGGCTCGCCCTCGCCGCGATCACCGTGCTGTCGTGGTGGTTGGCGCCCGCACACTCCCACGGACCGGTGACCTCGAGCGTGCCGATCACTCTCGCAGTGGCCGCGCTGGCCGTGATCAAAAGCCGCTTGATCATCCGCTACTTCATGGAGGTCCGGCACGCGCCCCGCTGGCTGCAGTTGTCGACCGACGCCTGGCTTCTCGTGCTGTGGGCGGCCATCCTGGCGGTGTACCTGTGGTGA
- a CDS encoding cytochrome c oxidase subunit 3 family protein encodes MTETRQAPSTSPARPEAHLPGDGAMWVMVLGDLIIFGAYFVIYMVHRAMAPEAFLTAQQHLSLTAGMLNTVVLLTSSWFVARGVLAARAGDHTRALRLTYAGGLCGAVFIGIKVYEWSAKITEGYSLGSGEFFGFYYMLTGVHLFHVALGLLILGIVARELRTRRRMSMVESGATYWHMVDLLWIVIFALLYVMR; translated from the coding sequence ATGACCGAGACCCGACAGGCGCCGTCCACGTCCCCCGCCCGCCCCGAGGCCCATCTCCCCGGCGACGGCGCGATGTGGGTCATGGTGCTCGGCGATCTGATCATCTTCGGGGCATACTTCGTGATCTACATGGTCCACCGGGCCATGGCACCCGAGGCGTTCCTCACCGCCCAGCAGCATCTCAGCCTGACCGCGGGCATGCTCAACACCGTTGTGCTGCTGACGAGTTCGTGGTTCGTGGCGCGCGGGGTGCTCGCCGCCCGCGCCGGTGACCACACCCGAGCGCTGCGCCTCACCTACGCCGGCGGACTGTGCGGCGCCGTCTTCATCGGCATCAAGGTCTACGAGTGGTCGGCGAAGATCACCGAGGGGTATTCGCTGGGCAGCGGCGAGTTCTTCGGTTTCTACTACATGCTCACCGGTGTCCACCTGTTCCACGTCGCACTGGGCCTGCTGATTCTGGGCATCGTCGCGCGGGAGCTGCGGACGCGACGGCGGATGTCGATGGTGGAGTCCGGCGCAACCTATTGGCACATGGTCGATCTGCTGTGGATCGTCATCTTCGCTCTGCTCTACGTGATGAGATGA